A stretch of DNA from Paenibacillus albus:
CCCGCCCAATTCACCAAGAGAACGGGAACATATTGCTTGGAGCTGGAGTTGAGCTAAGCCAGCGGTTTATTGATCGTCTGGAGGGCCTCGGTATCGATATGCTCTTTATCGATGATCCGCTTACGGAAGGATTAGAACCAACATCAGCGATTCAGGATGAAACAAGGAAGAAAGCGTCTGACAGCATCACTAAAACAATGACAACGCTCATGGATCAGCCTCTCATTAAAGGCCGGACGATTGCTCCAGACCTTGGCCGGAATTTCCGTAAGGTGTTCGGTGACATTATGCAGGACCTCGTTCGCCGAGAGGACGTTATGGTCAGCTTGACGAATATTCATGTTGCCGACAGCTATTTGTTCCAGCACTCGCTGAATGTTGCTATACTTGCTGGCATTATGGGGCTTGCCAAAGGCTATAATCGCAATCAGCTGGAAGAGCTCGGCATGGGTGCATTGATGTTCGATATCGGTATGACACAAGTGCCCAAAGCGATTGTAACGAAGTCGACAGCGCTTACCGACCAAGAACGTGTCCTGATCGAGAAACATACCGAAGACGGCTTCAATATGATTCGAGGACATCATGATATTTCACTTCTATCAGCGCACTGCGCTTTGCAGCATCATGAACGGTATGATGGTTCCGGTTATCCGCGTAAGCTGAAGGGCGACGGCATTCATGATTATGCTCAGATTGTTGCGATTGCAGACGTGTACGACGCGCTTACTTCGCCAAGGCCGCATCGCAAACGTCATACACCTTCGGAGGCGATTGAGTTTCTGTTTGCAGCGGGCAATACGTATTTCAACATTGATCTGATCAAGTTGTTCTGCAGACATATCTCGATCTACCCCGTAGCGACAACCGTTATGCTCAGTACTGGACAAATTGCAGTCGTCGTCAGCAATGATCCGCTTGCCGTGCATCGACCGACTGTGAGAGTCATTAGGGAAGCAGACGGCAAGACACCTGCCTCGACCTATGATATTGATCTGAAGAATGAGCAGAATTTGATGATCACGAAAGAGCTTTAACGGGATAACGCACGCGGGTCCCAGGTTTGTGAGCGTTCTTTCATGTGAAGGGGGAAAACAACTACGATGGCAGGCACATACGATAATGCCAAGGACAATTACAACACGAGCAAGGCCACCTTCTCCACGAAAGCATTGCTTCACAGCCGAACGGTTGTTGAGAAAGACGGGTATGTGTCAACAGGCGTACTCGCGCATGCAGAAGGCGACATGATGGAAATCGAAATGACCGAATTCAGAAACTTTGAGCTCGGCGATCCTGTAAGTATGACCATCTACTCTCCCGTTGGCATCCATCGGCTTCAATCGACCGTCATTGCAAAGGCCGAAGGGTCGCTCGCCGTTATTTTTCCAGTTCGTGCGCTTGAAGGTTTGGAGGAGAAGCGGGAATCGATCCGTTTCGCCGTTATGGTGAATGGGAAGATTACGCGGACGCTCTCCAGAACGGTAAAAACCGAAGAAGGCGAGACTAAGATTGAAGCTGCCGATTATTTAGACATTTCCGTGCGAAATATTAGCGATACCGGTCTTGGCTTTGTTTTTACGGCCGGAGGCTCGGATATTAAGAAGGGCGAAACCTTGAAGGTATTGCTGGCCGTCGGGTTTAACTTCGAATGCGGACTGGACATCATTAGGGTTGAGGAGCAAGGCGACGGGAAGTTCTACGGAGCTCGATTCCAAGCACTTGATGAGCTGCAGCAGCGCGCGCTTCGCGCTTTTCTGCTTCGTGCGCAGGTCGAGAATTATTTTCAGCTGAAGCAGGATAAGGCAGCTAGAAGCCGGTAGTTGTGTGGCTTTGTCCGAAGAACGACATAGACTGTTCCCTCAAGACGCAGATCGGGTGTTTGGCATCCGGTGGGTGTCTTTTTTTTGTATGAAGACACTGTGCTACAATTGGATGAAAAAGGAAACTTCGATCGAGTTGGCTAGAAAAGGAGGGATCACGGCTATGCGAAGGGTTGGCTTGCCTGTTCTAATGGCATTACTTGCGGGCTTTGTCCTCTCTGGCTGCGCGTACACATATGGAATGTTTTTCGATACCGATTTCTACCGCTGGGAATGGCTTATTATCGTTGGCAGCGCGTTCGCAGTCGTCCTTCATAGGTTATTTATGCCGAAGGAGGAGATGAAGCTCACACCGCTTTATGGCCTGCTGATCATCGCACTTCTATACGTATTGGCGCTAGCCCATCATCCCGCGTCTGTTCTGAGCAGTCTTGAACAAGCGATTCGCTGGACATGCTATGCAGCGTTCTTGACCGCTATATGGACCTGGTTCAACACGGAACGGCACCGGGAATATCTAGTTGCGGCACTTCATGCCTCAGGACTATTTGTTATGCTTGGTGCTTTGGCGGGCTGGATGGGATTACTCTCATTCCCCAATATCGTGCTGACAACGTCTGATTCAAGACTCTCGGCAGTCGGCAGCCGGCTTGCTGGCTTCATGCAATATCCGAACTTTCTAGGTGCGGTCGCAGGTGCTTATTTGATGTGGTTTCTCATCCGGACTGTGCGCTCCGGTGCAGCGTTGTCACTAGCAGCGGCCTCGGCAGGTATAGTGCCCACAGCACTCGTGCTGCTGCTCACGGAGTCTCGCGGGGCATGGCTCGTGACGGTGATGGGGTGGCTGGCGGGGTTATGGTCGGTTGGGGGAAAGAGGGCGGAACTTAAGGGAGCGACGGGAACAACGAAAGCGAAGGCAGCGCTGGCACGTCGGTCAGCAAATCATCAGATGGTATGGCTGCTGTACAGCGGCTGGATGCTGATATGTACAGTTTTTGCTTATCGGATGATTGTGGGTATCGGAACTCGAGGCGAGCATGCGAGGGGAACGCTTGAGGAGATGGCATGGCTGATTGCGATTTGCACGGCCGCGGTCGGCGGTTTCGTTGCTTTGCATTGGCTGCTGATCCATGTGAGGGCGAAGCAGCTCAGCGTTGCCGCATGGAGTGGATTGCTTGCAGGTCTCGCTTCATTCGTGCTGTATCTTCCCTCTTTTACTCACGGCAGGTTGAGCGGGGGATATGAGACGGCAGGTGCGCGGAGCTTGTTTTATCAGGATGCTTGGCTGTTGTTTCGC
This window harbors:
- a CDS encoding HD-GYP domain-containing protein, with product MRKVHINSVKPGEKLARPIHQENGNILLGAGVELSQRFIDRLEGLGIDMLFIDDPLTEGLEPTSAIQDETRKKASDSITKTMTTLMDQPLIKGRTIAPDLGRNFRKVFGDIMQDLVRREDVMVSLTNIHVADSYLFQHSLNVAILAGIMGLAKGYNRNQLEELGMGALMFDIGMTQVPKAIVTKSTALTDQERVLIEKHTEDGFNMIRGHHDISLLSAHCALQHHERYDGSGYPRKLKGDGIHDYAQIVAIADVYDALTSPRPHRKRHTPSEAIEFLFAAGNTYFNIDLIKLFCRHISIYPVATTVMLSTGQIAVVVSNDPLAVHRPTVRVIREADGKTPASTYDIDLKNEQNLMITKEL
- a CDS encoding PilZ domain-containing protein, with the protein product MAGTYDNAKDNYNTSKATFSTKALLHSRTVVEKDGYVSTGVLAHAEGDMMEIEMTEFRNFELGDPVSMTIYSPVGIHRLQSTVIAKAEGSLAVIFPVRALEGLEEKRESIRFAVMVNGKITRTLSRTVKTEEGETKIEAADYLDISVRNISDTGLGFVFTAGGSDIKKGETLKVLLAVGFNFECGLDIIRVEEQGDGKFYGARFQALDELQQRALRAFLLRAQVENYFQLKQDKAARSR
- a CDS encoding O-antigen ligase family protein, whose protein sequence is MRRVGLPVLMALLAGFVLSGCAYTYGMFFDTDFYRWEWLIIVGSAFAVVLHRLFMPKEEMKLTPLYGLLIIALLYVLALAHHPASVLSSLEQAIRWTCYAAFLTAIWTWFNTERHREYLVAALHASGLFVMLGALAGWMGLLSFPNIVLTTSDSRLSAVGSRLAGFMQYPNFLGAVAGAYLMWFLIRTVRSGAALSLAAASAGIVPTALVLLLTESRGAWLVTVMGWLAGLWSVGGKRAELKGATGTTKAKAALARRSANHQMVWLLYSGWMLICTVFAYRMIVGIGTRGEHARGTLEEMAWLIAICTAAVGGFVALHWLLIHVRAKQLSVAAWSGLLAGLASFVLYLPSFTHGRLSGGYETAGARSLFYQDAWLLFRHAPLLGRGGESWRMLFTQVQSQPYVGNEVHSGYIELALDLGLIGLLICAAVGIVMLLPIWRADRIGLVPIGVLLLHAAIDFDMSFGYYWLLLIGFLVCFMGASKREVVGRSKAWRRLGLPAAAVWLAAAAVLGARFDRAVQYREAASAASGTAQAAALRAAFDANPYWTRIRIELAELAPPPERAVLLAAGLRYEPQSVPLLWALGQLAAEQSNVQGAAYYMRLALRYDRFSLDRQTEAVVTLSQLADGMRAAGRLDDARLAADSAVTLFAAYKAQEQEHQALGVNSRKFAVTAASLEAAEQSRQLLLRMGLPAGN